From Pontibacter actiniarum, a single genomic window includes:
- a CDS encoding YybH family protein → MKNKLYLLLLTVFAAACAQHQTPQQILNPKAAVRQVLAEQAACWSQGDLECYMQGYWQSDSLLFVGSRGLTYGWQQTLDNYKRSYPDPAAMGQLTFDVKEVEELSAETVLVVGKWHLGQEAAKGDLEGHFSVVFRRFAEGWKIIADHSS, encoded by the coding sequence ATGAAAAATAAACTTTACCTCTTGCTGCTAACGGTATTTGCCGCTGCCTGTGCCCAGCACCAAACGCCGCAGCAAATACTTAACCCAAAGGCGGCTGTGCGCCAGGTGCTGGCGGAGCAGGCTGCCTGCTGGAGCCAGGGCGATTTGGAGTGCTACATGCAGGGCTACTGGCAGTCAGACTCGCTGCTCTTTGTCGGCTCGCGCGGCCTGACCTACGGCTGGCAGCAAACGCTGGACAACTATAAGCGCAGCTACCCGGATCCGGCAGCTATGGGGCAACTCACTTTTGATGTGAAGGAGGTAGAGGAACTATCGGCGGAAACAGTGCTGGTGGTGGGCAAATGGCACCTCGGCCAGGAAGCAGCAAAAGGCGATCTGGAAGGGCATTTTTCTGTTGTTTTCCGTCGCTTTGCGGAAGGCTGGAAAATCATTGCCGACCACTCCAGTTAA
- a CDS encoding alpha-amylase family protein, producing MTEELWYKNAIIYSLDLETFMDSNSDGVGDFGGLARRLDYLHAMGIDTVWLAPFQPTPNKDNGYDIKDYYGVDPRHGSSGNFVEFMHQANKRGIKVIIDLVVNHTSDQHPWFQDARSSEDAKHRDWYVWSKERPSDWNEGMVFPGVQEATWTYDKAAKAYYFHRFYKFQPDLNIDNPKVREEIHRIMGFWLELGVAGFRVDAVPFILESPAPGKAKSKQNFEYLRDMRRFLQWRKGDAILLGEANVLPKESKQYFGEEGSGIQLMFNFYVNQYMFYALATGDIAPLVEALEATRVAFPVSQWAHFLRNHDELDLGRLTDEQRQKVFARFGPEKYMQLYDRGIRRRLSPMLGNRQQTELAYSLMFSLPGTPVIRYGDEIGMGDDLSLKERDAVRTPMQWSDDKQAGFSKADKLVHPVIDEGPYAYRHVNVENQRREPDSLLNWMTTLIRLRQECSEIGWGDWRLVDTGKPHVLGMHYSWQGSSLLIFHNFDEKAHEIVLNLKESKEAKLVDLMVKYVSVADEKGSHHITLDAYGYRWFRADDISHLMKKD from the coding sequence ATGACTGAAGAGCTATGGTATAAAAACGCGATTATCTACAGCCTTGACCTGGAAACCTTCATGGACTCCAACAGCGACGGCGTGGGCGACTTCGGCGGGCTTGCCAGGCGCCTGGATTACCTCCATGCCATGGGCATCGATACGGTGTGGCTGGCCCCTTTTCAGCCCACGCCAAACAAAGACAACGGCTACGATATTAAAGACTATTACGGTGTGGACCCCAGGCACGGCTCCAGCGGCAACTTTGTGGAGTTCATGCACCAGGCAAACAAGCGCGGCATTAAGGTCATTATTGATTTAGTGGTAAACCATACTTCTGACCAACATCCCTGGTTTCAGGACGCGCGCAGCAGCGAAGATGCCAAGCATCGTGACTGGTATGTGTGGTCGAAGGAGCGGCCCTCCGACTGGAACGAGGGCATGGTGTTTCCGGGAGTGCAGGAGGCTACCTGGACCTATGATAAAGCAGCGAAAGCTTACTATTTCCACCGCTTCTACAAGTTTCAGCCAGACCTCAACATTGATAACCCCAAGGTAAGGGAAGAGATTCACCGCATCATGGGCTTTTGGCTGGAGCTGGGGGTAGCGGGCTTTCGGGTGGATGCCGTTCCTTTTATCCTGGAATCACCGGCTCCGGGCAAGGCGAAATCGAAGCAGAACTTCGAGTACCTGCGCGATATGCGCCGCTTTCTGCAGTGGCGCAAGGGAGATGCCATTTTGCTGGGCGAGGCCAATGTGCTGCCCAAAGAGAGCAAGCAGTATTTCGGGGAAGAGGGAAGCGGCATACAGCTGATGTTTAACTTTTACGTGAACCAGTACATGTTTTATGCCCTGGCTACCGGCGACATAGCCCCGCTGGTTGAGGCCCTGGAAGCAACGCGCGTCGCGTTCCCGGTTTCGCAGTGGGCGCACTTTCTGCGCAACCACGACGAGCTGGACCTGGGGCGGCTGACAGACGAGCAGCGGCAGAAAGTATTTGCCCGCTTCGGCCCTGAGAAGTACATGCAGCTCTACGACCGGGGCATCCGCAGGCGCCTCTCTCCTATGCTGGGAAACCGGCAGCAAACGGAGCTGGCCTATAGCCTTATGTTTTCCCTTCCGGGCACGCCTGTGATCCGTTACGGGGACGAGATTGGAATGGGCGATGACCTGAGCCTGAAGGAGCGGGATGCCGTCCGGACGCCTATGCAGTGGTCGGATGATAAGCAGGCTGGCTTCTCGAAGGCAGACAAGCTGGTGCACCCCGTTATTGACGAGGGGCCGTACGCCTACAGGCATGTTAACGTGGAAAACCAGCGGCGCGAGCCGGACTCGCTGCTGAACTGGATGACCACTCTGATACGCCTGCGGCAGGAGTGCAGCGAAATAGGCTGGGGTGATTGGAGGCTAGTGGATACCGGTAAGCCGCATGTACTGGGCATGCATTACAGCTGGCAGGGCAGCTCACTGTTAATCTTTCACAACTTTGATGAGAAGGCTCATGAGATCGTGCTGAACCTGAAGGAGAGCAAGGAGGCCAAGCTGGTTGACCTGATGGTAAAGTATGTTAGCGTTGCCGATGAGAAAGGCAGCCACCACATTACGCTGGATGCGTACGGGTACCGCTGGTTCCGGGCAGATGACATAAGCCATTTGATGAAAAAGGATTAG
- a CDS encoding GreA/GreB family elongation factor — protein sequence MSRAFVKEDDAGQPPIIPPRAALPAGVTNYVTPQGLEQLRQELSGLEAARAKTEANHEDEANRTRELTVMNGRISALADRIASAKVVDVRQQPNDEVRFGATVTLRTQSGGKSGAHRTFTIVGVDEASIAEGKIAFVAPIAKAVVGRAVGEAVTLRLGRSEEVVEVVSIKYL from the coding sequence ATGAGCAGAGCGTTTGTAAAGGAAGATGATGCAGGGCAGCCGCCCATAATTCCCCCTCGTGCCGCCTTACCGGCTGGCGTAACGAACTATGTCACCCCGCAGGGGCTGGAGCAACTGCGCCAGGAGTTAAGCGGGCTGGAAGCCGCCCGTGCAAAAACAGAGGCCAACCATGAGGACGAGGCAAACCGTACGCGGGAGCTTACTGTAATGAATGGAAGAATAAGTGCACTGGCCGATAGAATAGCCAGTGCCAAAGTGGTTGATGTGCGCCAGCAGCCAAACGATGAAGTACGTTTCGGGGCAACCGTTACCTTACGTACGCAAAGCGGCGGCAAGTCCGGCGCGCACCGCACCTTTACCATAGTCGGGGTAGACGAAGCGTCCATCGCCGAAGGCAAAATCGCATTTGTAGCCCCTATTGCAAAAGCGGTTGTAGGGCGGGCTGTGGGCGAAGCCGTGACGCTACGCCTGGGCCGCTCAGAGGAAGTTGTAGAGGTTGTAAGTATAAAGTACCTGTAA
- a CDS encoding App1 family protein gives MKNLKKQATKAILKGEEKLDLLTFQLKNKLGLNKPLHLVTYRSYGTPERLYVKGRVLVDKGIAKSEQNDTTWENLLNMYRRFETDEIPNARVQLCLQDRLYEITTDVEGYFVLNLRPEEALQLDDIWHPIEVELIDAPVKDFAPGVTEKAHVLVPPPDAEYGIISDIDDTIVRTDATNLLQTGRNVLLNNAHTRIPFHGVSQFYRSLQLGRNGKRNNPFFYVSSSPWNSYDLLYHFLELNDIPQGPLLLRDFGIDEKKFLKSDHMSHKYKEIENILITYPTLNFILIGDSGQADAAIYRKVVENHPGRVMAIYIRDVNIEKRTKAVTTIADELRQEGEVEMVLVKNTAAAAAHAADCGFIFTEHVQEVEKEAELDEEGDV, from the coding sequence ATGAAGAACCTGAAGAAACAAGCCACGAAAGCCATACTTAAAGGAGAGGAAAAACTGGACCTGCTCACCTTCCAGCTAAAAAACAAACTGGGGCTGAACAAACCCCTGCACCTCGTGACCTACCGCAGCTACGGCACTCCCGAGCGCCTCTACGTGAAAGGCCGCGTGCTGGTGGATAAAGGCATTGCCAAATCAGAGCAGAACGACACCACCTGGGAGAACCTGCTGAACATGTACCGTCGCTTCGAAACCGACGAAATCCCCAATGCCCGGGTGCAGCTATGCCTGCAGGACCGGCTTTACGAAATCACCACGGATGTGGAAGGGTACTTTGTGCTGAACCTGCGCCCCGAGGAGGCGCTGCAGCTGGACGATATCTGGCACCCGATTGAGGTAGAGCTGATTGACGCGCCCGTGAAGGACTTTGCACCTGGTGTAACTGAAAAGGCGCACGTGCTGGTGCCCCCGCCCGACGCAGAGTACGGCATCATCTCCGACATTGACGACACCATTGTCCGCACGGATGCCACCAACCTGCTGCAGACGGGGCGCAACGTACTGCTCAACAACGCCCACACCCGCATCCCTTTCCATGGTGTGTCGCAGTTTTACCGTTCGCTGCAGCTGGGCCGTAACGGCAAGCGCAACAACCCCTTCTTCTACGTTAGCAGCAGCCCCTGGAACAGCTACGACCTACTCTACCACTTCCTGGAGCTCAACGATATTCCGCAGGGCCCGCTCCTGCTCCGCGACTTTGGCATCGACGAAAAGAAGTTTCTGAAGTCGGACCACATGAGCCACAAGTATAAAGAGATTGAGAATATCCTGATCACCTACCCAACGCTTAATTTTATTTTGATTGGCGACAGCGGGCAGGCCGACGCCGCCATTTACCGAAAGGTAGTCGAGAACCACCCCGGGCGTGTGATGGCCATTTATATCCGAGATGTGAACATTGAGAAGCGCACCAAAGCGGTGACCACCATTGCCGATGAGCTCCGCCAGGAAGGGGAAGTAGAGATGGTGCTGGTGAAAAACACGGCAGCGGCCGCCGCACACGCCGCCGACTGCGGCTTTATATTCACAGAACACGTGCAGGAGGTGGAGAAAGAGGCCGAGCTGGACGAAGAAGGCGATGTGTAA
- a CDS encoding M48 family metalloprotease, which produces MRKRFFTPVCLLSLAGLLSLGSCDSNDGVLFSIQDDIKLGQQVSEEVDSTYRAQGLLLERSSSNANVQKAYQNLDRIISRILNSGQVKYKQEFPWTVKIIKDDNTLNAFATPGGHIYVFTGLIKYLQDEDHFAGVLAHEIAHADKRHSIKQLQRDYSISLLLSVALGNNPGTLRQIAAQLSGSLAGLKFSRDAETEADETSVKYLGGTSYYACDGAAGFFIKLEEESQQGATPEFLSTHPNPDNRIANIQQEAQQRGCSTSSAPDTDFQQLKTALNL; this is translated from the coding sequence ATGAGAAAAAGATTTTTTACCCCTGTGTGCCTGCTTTCGCTGGCAGGTTTGCTGTCGCTGGGCAGCTGTGACAGTAACGACGGCGTTCTGTTTTCAATTCAGGACGACATAAAGCTGGGGCAGCAGGTGTCGGAGGAAGTGGACTCCACCTACCGTGCGCAAGGCTTGCTGCTCGAGCGCAGCAGTAGCAACGCCAATGTGCAGAAGGCCTATCAGAACCTGGACCGTATTATATCTCGTATTCTAAATTCAGGCCAGGTAAAGTATAAGCAGGAGTTTCCGTGGACGGTGAAGATCATCAAGGATGATAACACGCTCAACGCCTTTGCCACGCCAGGAGGCCATATTTACGTTTTCACCGGCCTGATAAAGTACCTGCAGGACGAGGATCATTTTGCCGGCGTACTGGCCCACGAGATTGCCCACGCCGATAAGCGCCACAGCATAAAGCAGCTACAGCGCGACTACAGCATTTCTTTACTGCTGTCGGTGGCGCTGGGCAACAACCCGGGCACACTGCGCCAGATTGCGGCGCAGCTGTCGGGTTCGCTGGCAGGCCTGAAGTTTAGCCGTGATGCCGAGACAGAGGCCGACGAAACCTCTGTGAAGTACCTGGGCGGCACCAGCTACTATGCCTGCGACGGAGCGGCCGGCTTCTTTATTAAGCTGGAGGAGGAATCGCAGCAGGGCGCCACACCGGAGTTCCTGAGCACGCACCCTAACCCGGACAACCGTATAGCGAACATACAACAGGAGGCACAGCAACGGGGGTGCAGCACCTCCTCTGCTCCCGATACCGATTTTCAGCAGCTCAAAACTGCCCTGAATCTCTAA